The Castanea sativa cultivar Marrone di Chiusa Pesio chromosome 4, ASM4071231v1 sequence GACCCATTTTTTTCTGAAGAAAATGAGTGTTCATCACATGCGTCGGTCACTCACGGTGTCAATTTGCTATTGGCCTTGTTGACAATATTAACATTATTTTGCTCTTTGTGGGTCTATGGTTAGGTAGTGGATTTGaatattgtttttttggtttaaagttCAGACCCAaattaaatactaataaaattaagtaatctttggaaaatatttttctatttaaggTTCGGGCTTGTTGATTGGACTGCTGCTTGAGAtatttgtattaattattgatttttctaATTAAGGTTCGGGTCTTTCACTCCTTTCacaggttatttatttattttttgtctggTTGCCATGtgcttatttttttgtttacatgATAACCAATTCCATGTTTATTATATACTGGAGCAAAatgtgatttattttattttatttggtgaTTGTGGTGCAAGatttttgtgaatttgaagACGAAAAGGTTGAACAGGCTGacttttttgaagaaaattaattCAATCTTACAACCTCTAGTCTTTTGGTGAGTGGCGCTCGTGAAAATTATGTTTCTCTATAAtcattcttcttgtttttttggtaaagacattttaagaagatattataattacaaaataaataaattttgtggAGAAGGATTTCAAAATTGTAAGATTTGGCTGTCATGAAATAAATATGTGAAAATAGTCATGCCTTAGatataatttcattatattcagttatttatttattattattatttgtaaatagTTACAACAATGGGCTAggaaaaatttaaacattaattcttataataatagataataaattATGCCATTATAAACTACAAGATTCTTTTAGTCCTTACACTATACATCATGTTCTTATAATAACATAACAAAATGCAAGTAGATGAAACTATGTCCTATTGTATCTGATGTATATCTTGTTCTAAGTTAAATGATATGATCTATTTACCTCATGTTTGCTAAGAAATAAGACACAAACTTGTCCTTAAGGAAGGTGATATAAATAATATAGTACTTAATCGAATTCTACATCAGATGTTGAAATTTGGGCATTTCACCAAAGTCCATTATTGATGCCTTTCacaaagaataaatatttaaatattgtaccgctgaaaagaataaatattgtTGAGTTTCAACtttaccgcttattttgctgaaaatttattgctgaaaatactgtaagaaaatattttttaaaaggtaaaaCATTGTTCACGCATTTTTCAAGTGTTGGCTGGTCCATGAACAGTATCGTGggattagcaaaaaaaaaaacacaaaatgaaGAAACATCTCTATGCAGACGCAAGGGCAATGATTTctatacaacaacaaaaaaaatctttagtCCAGCTAGATCCCATGTCATTTGAGATCTAAGAGGATTAGCATCAGTATGTGTAAAAGTTTCcttctattttacaataaaaatctactttttctattttacactatcaaTTTACAAAAACACCTTCATCAGATTATCTATAATACACtctcttttattaaaataatactttttcaccttttttttttttttttccatacccTGCCCACCACCTTACCTCACTCCTCTGAAacaatctctctttctttttctccttcttctttctacttgattcttttttcttctctttctttcttcttctatcggcatcttctttctttcttctccttcttctttttcttttgctattctttctttcttcttcttctttttcatttctaaaaaaaaaattctttctctttctcctcctctctctctatcaAATCAGTGCTCTcttcaaatctgaaaaaaaatctctctacCAAGCTTCCATGGCTCAATacactcacactctctcactccgtaatagacacgtttgacatatcaatttatttgtgttaacTCGAAATAACTCATTTAACACAACCTttttaactcgtataacaaataaatattcattttattttaaatttgccaaataccttttatatccaacctatactttataattaaaaagaaaagtgagtaattacaaataCTTACAAgtgatataattgtaaattgaaACTTCATAAACACTAGTCATGACCAATCTACTGTTTGCACTGACtctttcaatattgatacttaACGTTTGACAAGTTTtgtgaatgttatatttttattaaattatattattttaaattttggttaaagtgtatgcacttcttttgAATGGTAAAGAACTTAATTCtaaatgaatgttatatttttgttgaattatgtTATTTGGAATGTGAGTTGAAGATTTGAGATGTATGTATTACTTTCAgaatgtaaaaaatttatttctatatagatgttatattaaatattaaatggGTTAAATTTGGTTATATCACATTCATGTCAACccaacacgacccatttattaaatgtGTTAAGCGGGTTGGGTCGTGTCAACCCACTTTATTAACAAGTCAAGTTAGGGTTGAAAAATCATGACACAATTATTAAATGGGCTGGGTTCAGGTTGAGACATTTAGTCAAAGGACAAAACTTAACCTTAaatgttgttccttaggttcccctctTAAAATTCTGTCATATAgctacttaacttaaaaaatacacttccattcataaaataaataaataaaaagccacATGAATCTTAATagaggaacctaaggaacatcacctaagtattgtacctaagtcttgctcttAGTTGAATACACATACCTCAACACGAATCAACACGCTAATCCAAATTGACACCCTTTTCATAATATACAAAATAggaaattggttttttttttttcatctaaaaaaaaaaaacaataaagagtTAAATTTCTAATGAGTTCTTgcaaatattattaatttacatCGTCGTCAATTTCATTCATTAGCTTTCAAAATAAATCAGTTTCATCTTTGCATCTCCATCTCAATTATTTGACAAATGTGGCATACTTCATGCACATTTATTAACCATTTTTATTCATATCACTATTAGaattttaactaataaaataatcaagAATAAAATTGTCTTCATTTTGAAAGttgaagaaattaattaatGCAATCACTAATTGGAAGGATTGAATTAAACTCTACAGCATAATTAGATGAACAATTATGAATACCACCACACCCCCTATAATTTAATTGAGACGGGAGATTTGAATTGGTTCACATAAGAATTGAGAACATGCTATGCTACttaattataacttataaggTTCTTGACATTGACTCTGACGTTTTTATGGactaaataatttaaaaattggatCAATTATATGTTGATTGTGAAATTAGTGATAAAATTTGCAATGAGGAAAAGTCGCTGCCTTGACTCCCTAGGCACACCAAAGAATAAAATTCGAGggtaagaaatttatttttttaaacttatcttttaagtttattgtctaaaaaatcattttaatttgaGGTAATTGAAGCTATTAATACTTTGTAGAATCCACCCAATTTATAGAATCCTTTGTCACATTAATACTAACCTATACGTTCCTAATTTGAAACCAAAACAATTAATATCCATATCAACATTCCAAATATTCTGATAGGGGTATTTTCGACAAAGGTAAATTGACTTATAAGCAGAAAGCTAGGAGAGCGGACGACCTCTATGAGACCGTCGGCTTCACAAAAAGGTGACGGAGGCTCCGGAAAGACTATGATAGATGTAACGTACCCTTAATAAACTGACAACACTTTCAATGGATGGCGCCACCAAAGCCGACAGATACATCTCCCCCAAATACCGACAAGAAAACGTGAAGCGACGGATGGCCTTAAGATCGACAAGGTGGAGAAGCTGACGGGTCCTACATGGCCGTGTTTGGTCCTCATGAATACTCatgtatgaaaatattttgcacaTCATGAACAAAGACCTTATCATGCTAACATGTCTTTTCCATATGGAAAGACGCCCTAGAATCACGTAAACCCTAATACAAAATTCCCAAGGAAAAATCTCTACTTCTGAGGGATCTCGGTTTACTACTCACCACTATATAAGTATCAGACCTCCTCTTTCCTTAGGAGGTCTCTTTCCTTAGGTACGTAGAAACTCTCTAGCTCTCGCACTACAAGGTTCATAGAGACTTCTCATTCATTGACTTGACATTCGGAGGATCGTTGACCGATACCACGCCGGTGTCTTCTATTTGATTCCTTTGTTCTTATTCACAAGTACCCATTGGAGTGACTTAGAGCCTACAATTCACTGTCGATTTCAGCGCATCATCATATTCAATGttgaaattcattaattttGGATAGTACAATGGACATCATAAACTAATCTCAAGTTAAGGTTTTGGGAGTTTAAAATAGACATTACAAATTATCCAATAATTTAGAGTAGATAATTATAGATTATAAACCCTAATATGTTTATACATTTTGCTTGCAAATACAAAAGGCAGGAAAGGGAATAGAAGTATTGAACCCCTACCTCTTTGAATGattcaaaataatttgaaaagttCATGAATAATTCAATGCCTTCTTGGATAGATTTAAGAATAAGTTGCCTTAATTAAAAGACATACAAAATTATATCACCAAAAATGAGACAAAATATGAATCATGGTGAATCTGTATAAACTTCTATAGCAGATCACAATATCAAATCCGAATTACAGATTAACCAAACCGGCAGGGCTCAAATCAAAAAACCAGAAGCCCGCTTATGGAAAACCCAACAATATATGTACAACTAAAAAGCAATAAGCAACACTTTCAAAAATATGGAGTTGCTTTACTCCATAGCTAATCTCTACAATAACCTTTATATTTGATTTCTTCAACAAATCATCTCCTTTTTGAGTTCCATCTTATTGCCTGCTTTGCTTAGAACTCCAGATAAATCTATGCTTTTCATAACCAAATCCTCCACACTTTCTTCCTTGGTGGATGGCAATGGTAATAACCCTTTTGAAATTTGACCAATTGATGCTAAATTCATTAGCTCAGATTCATCTAGACCTTTTGCCGGGCCAAGACTACATCTTTCAGTCCCATACTTTGCCAAAGCAtctttgaatttcttgatctgcaatacaataaatttagaCTTAAAATTTGGATACAAATAACCATTTTAAAGTTATGAGAATTTAAGAAATACTAAAAAGTTTGTTCAATGAAAAACTTACAGTAGCGTTGGTGCAGCTGAAACTACAAAGACGACCCTCTGCACCCCTATAGAACCTAAAGAATGGTAGGACATGAACGCGGAGACTGTGACACATAGCTTTGAGCTCATCATGGTTAACTTTAAGAATAATTGCATTTGGGTTCAATTCAGCCAGCTGACAAATCTAACAAAGAAGAATCCAAATTCAAGGTTTAATAATCAAAATAGAGTAATATAAAAATTGTGATGGGCTTTTAAATTAGAAAGTATGTGATAAATTTCTTAACTTGAATACAATTCAGAAATCAAATATACCTTAGGATGGAGAGTTTTGCAACCTCCACAACCAGGTGAATAGAAGTCAACTATGACCAATCTATCACCAGCATTAAGCAAGGAATCCACAAGTTCATTAGCTGAATGAATCTCCACCATGTTGGGTTTAAGAGTCTTCTCCCACCATCTCAAACTTCGGCTTACACAGATTGATGCTTGTGCCTGAAATCATATATTGAAAATTAGTtcccaaaatggaataaagACCAAAACTTTCACCAAAATATAAAGCAGAAAAGGCAAATCTTTGACATACATGAGGAGAGAAATTGCTTGGTGGTTTAAGATTCCAATCTCTTAAACCCTTTTGATCTGAAACAGCAAGGGGTTTTCCCATAAACTCAACACCCAGCATAGGTAAAGCTCTTGATTTTGAGTCCCTAGGTTGTACGGAGACAAGGGAGGGACAAAACCCTCTGGATTTTGAGCCAACAATAGTCCCATTCAAACAGTAAACACAACTCTTCATTGAACAAGCCATCATAGCAGTGTAAATCCAAGGCCTTTTTGGGGGGCTTATAGaatgaaacaaagaaaacccaCTCCACAGTTCACCTTTTGGATCAAACAGCAACTTTTTTTGAATCAAAAGTAGTTGGGATACAGAAAGTTCAAGGCAAGAAAAAGCCACAGAGAAGTTCTTAAAACAGAAAAGCAACCGAGACCCACTTCTAATTTTCAAGCAATAGAGCAAGATTTGAGAAGAATATATTCTCTTTTTGACCAATATTAGTAGTTttgcagagagagaaagagaagtttgTTTGTTCTTTGAAATTCAAAGCTCAAAAGTTGAAGAAGAGTGAAGTGGggttataaagaaaaaaagagaaatagggattttttgatttttggaatTCACTTTATCCAATTTgttacaataataattaataaaaatttaataaattttttgtttttttgtttttttttcggatatatatatttttcactgAATTTAAGCAGTGTCTGACGTGTATGTTGACTGTTTTGAGTTTGTTTTATCTAAGAATGGGATTGCGTCGGCCATGTTTTCTTGATTGTTCCATAATCTACATTATCGAGATATGTTTGGTAGTTACACTGTTGTCCCATTAAACGGCTAAACCGCGTGGCTGACTGTGTTTTGCATCTCCAACGTGTGGATAAGGCCCCACTTTCTTCGCTAAAatacaatctctctctctctagttttttttttctttttcttttttggttttcttgtttttctatttCCTTCGTACCATTACTGGaacaataatcaattttctttttcttgatttgaCCAACTGTAACCATTTTCccttctattttctttctcacaaaagaaaaaaaaaagaaggcaaacTTGGTTGTAAACGCCACCAAAAAGAATTAGAGAATTACTGTATAATGAGCTGTGTGACAGCACAACATGTGTTTTGGAACCTATTTGATCATAAATAAAGTtcctctccaaactagtttggagagaaattcttcaaacttatcatatatctttttttaggtgtgaattttgaaaatctaaccgttgaatttcatgttccttatgttcttaacatgcatatcaaatttcggtcaaatcggattttatttactatttgatcaatgaacttattttttatacgcaattttagattacaaaaacttgaaattttaacatttgtttgatgacatagcaattgatttttgattttcttaaaattttgcaatcatgaataatataataagaacatgcaattcaacgattaaattttcaaatttcagactcaatataaaaatatttgataagtttgaagggtttctctccaaactagtttggagagaaactttttccTTTGATCATATGCATGGCATGATCACTAGCTACGActccactaaaaaaattaaagtgatTATGGAGTGTTTGACagagtagtttgagataaattttttataattttttgaaatacgtgaaggtaaaaaagtgtgtaatgttgtttaaaatgtaaaaatgtgagtttgaaatgCTAAACTAAACAGAccctacatattttaaaaatctaatggTAAAATGACATGTTCTTTGTATCCTTAATatgcatgttaaattttgtgttagttatatcttatttactatttcatctaaaaaagttatattttatgtataattttagattacaaatatttaaaatttaaacatttgattgataacatagttattgatgtttaatattttagaagttttataaacataaaaaatctaatgataaatttgtcaaaattaatcGTTAATAACAAGATATTAACTAGAAGCCATTGGCTATCACTTGACTTAATGAAACATTTTCTTGTTCTTATTTTGACTAGCTATTTTCAGTTTTTCCcactatttaaatataaatatttagtCGGGGCTCAACATTAAGATTCTATAGGAATAATTAATCCCGAAAAAGTAGTGATTCTTACTCAGCCATACTATTTGACATCATGGGGTCACTCAATTTTGAATGCAAGAGACAGGCACTGATTTCTGTGGGCTATAGCTATAATGGGGACCCAAACAATGCTGTGATTTCTGTGTGCCACAAAATGTGGCGGGCAAGGAAAACCCATAACTatttaaaatatcatttctGTGTGCTACACAATTGTCAATTGTGGTGGGAAAGGGGAAACTCCCACAGCTAGCAAGGGAAAGTTGAATAAcatatgaatattttaaaacaaatgattttctctttattttattttataaataaatatgaaatttgatattaaaataaatattaatagatatttattaaAATCTTGTGTGAGTACAAGTACTCTAAAATGGAGAGAACCTTTGGTCAGGAGCTGGCGtaaaaagcctttttttt is a genomic window containing:
- the LOC142633164 gene encoding thioredoxin-like 1-2, chloroplastic, coding for MMACSMKSCVYCLNGTIVGSKSRGFCPSLVSVQPRDSKSRALPMLGVEFMGKPLAVSDQKGLRDWNLKPPSNFSPHAQASICVSRSLRWWEKTLKPNMVEIHSANELVDSLLNAGDRLVIVDFYSPGCGGCKTLHPKICQLAELNPNAIILKVNHDELKAMCHSLRVHVLPFFRFYRGAEGRLCSFSCTNATIKKFKDALAKYGTERCSLGPAKGLDESELMNLASIGQISKGLLPLPSTKEESVEDLVMKSIDLSGVLSKAGNKMELKKEMIC